Proteins encoded in a region of the Mixophyes fleayi isolate aMixFle1 chromosome 5, aMixFle1.hap1, whole genome shotgun sequence genome:
- the GATA6 gene encoding transcription factor GATA-6 isoform X1: MDARIPVPISLQLSSWMDLPEDTWSDVKRLGLGSSFYHTKIKGTDSSSSSPSSSSQGDLGSTKSHHPDTERNQSLQEGRSSAHHFGVTHLSTLPNPEDIILFRDLDHINKLILPNRDSRFSALSEPPQGDMYQTLTITTGQGPVSYDGSAGSYMHSAASSPVYVPTTRVGSMLTSISYLQGGGPSQGSHSVNNHSVWSQPASENSSYSNNSPHASSRYHYSSSPPMSNGTNRDGGYNNGINVNGRDQYTPLARSLNGSYASPYTSYMAPPLTSAWSAGPFDNSMLHSLQSRPSPIPVRGHPGDVLDELPESRECVNCGSVQTPLWRRDGTGHYLCNACGLYSKMNGLSRPLIKPQKRVPSSRRIGLACANCHTSTTTLWRRNTEGEPVCNACGLYMKLHGVPRPLAMKKEGIQTRKRKPKNLNKSKSSSSNGTGSHQIPMTPTSTTSSTNSDDCVKGGSPNNQSTASGVGSSLMSSQQSGSTSPDNNTLKYTGQDGMYSSLGSASEVGGSVRQDSWCALALA, encoded by the exons ATG GACGCGCGGATCCCAGTACCAATTTCTCTTCAGTTGTCGAGCTGGATGGACCTACCTGAGGATACCTGGTCCGATGTGAAAAGACTCGGTCTAGGGAGCTCTTTCTACCATACTAAAATCAAAGGGACTGACAGCTCGTCCTCGTCCCCTTCCTCCAGCTCACAGGGAGATTTGGGCTCCACCAAATCCCACCACCCTGACACAGAGAGGAACCAGTCTCTACAAGAGGGCAGGTCCTCTGCCCACCACTTTGGTGTTACTCATCTCTCCACCCTGCCCAACCCGGAAGATATCATACTTTTTAGGGATTTAGATCACATCAACAAACTCATCTTACCCAACAGAGACTCTAGGTTTAGCGCTTTGTCTGAACCACCTCAAGGAGATATGTACCAAACTTTGACCATCACAACAGGCCAGGGGCCCGTCAGCTACGATGGGTCCGCAGGAAGCTATATGCACTCCGCTGCCAGCTCTCCGGTCTATGTACCCACCACCAGAGTTGGATCCATGCTTACAAGCATCTCCTACCTGCAAGGGGGTGGACCTTCTCAGGGCTCCCACTCGGTGAACAATCACTCAGTGTGGTCCCAACCAGCCTCAGAGAACTCCTCATACAGCAACAATAGTCCGCATGCATCCAGCCGATACCACTACTCTTCTAGTCCACCTATGTCCAATGGAACCAACAGGGATGGTGGCTACAACAATGGCATCAACGTGAATGGCAGAGATCAATATACACCTCTGGCCAGGTCTCTTAACGGATCCTACGCTAGTCCTTACACATCCTATATGGCACCACCTCTGACTTCAGCCTGGTCTGCAGGACCATTTGACAACTCCATGCTCCACAGTCTCCAGAGCAGACCTTCACCTATCCCAGTAAGAGGACATCCTGGAG ATGTACTGGACGAGCTGCCTGAGAGCAGGGAGTGTGTTAACTGCGGCTCAGTGCAGACCCCCCTGTGGAGACGTGACGGCACCGGGCACTATCTGTGCAATGCATGCGGCTTGTACAGCAAGATGAATGGCCTGAGCCGGCCGCTCATCAAACCGCAGAAGAGAGTG CCGTCCTCCAGAAGAATTGGTCTAGCTTGTGCCAACTGTCACACATCAACGACTACATTATGGCGCAGGAATACAGAAGGCGAGCCAGTATGCAATGCCTGCGGACTGTACATGAAACTACATGGG GTTCCTCGACCACTAGCTATGAAGAAGGAAGGGATCCAAACTAGAAAAAGAAAGCCGAAGAACCTAAACAAGTCTAAATCCTCCTCTAGTAACG GTACTGGCAGCCACCAAATCCCTATGACTCCAACTTCCACAACATCATCCACAAACTCTGAtgactgtgtaaagggtggttcTCCTAACAATCAGAGCACGGCATCTGGG GTGGGGTCATCATTGATGTCTTCTCAGCAGAGCGGGAGCACCAGCCCAGATAACAACACACTGAAGTATACAGGGCAAGATGGGATGTACTCAAGTTTGGGATCTGCATCTGAAGTTGGGGGTTCTGTCAGGCAGGATTCGTGGTGTGCATTGGCCTTGGCTTGA
- the GATA6 gene encoding transcription factor GATA-6 isoform X2, with protein MDLPEDTWSDVKRLGLGSSFYHTKIKGTDSSSSSPSSSSQGDLGSTKSHHPDTERNQSLQEGRSSAHHFGVTHLSTLPNPEDIILFRDLDHINKLILPNRDSRFSALSEPPQGDMYQTLTITTGQGPVSYDGSAGSYMHSAASSPVYVPTTRVGSMLTSISYLQGGGPSQGSHSVNNHSVWSQPASENSSYSNNSPHASSRYHYSSSPPMSNGTNRDGGYNNGINVNGRDQYTPLARSLNGSYASPYTSYMAPPLTSAWSAGPFDNSMLHSLQSRPSPIPVRGHPGDVLDELPESRECVNCGSVQTPLWRRDGTGHYLCNACGLYSKMNGLSRPLIKPQKRVPSSRRIGLACANCHTSTTTLWRRNTEGEPVCNACGLYMKLHGVPRPLAMKKEGIQTRKRKPKNLNKSKSSSSNGTGSHQIPMTPTSTTSSTNSDDCVKGGSPNNQSTASGVGSSLMSSQQSGSTSPDNNTLKYTGQDGMYSSLGSASEVGGSVRQDSWCALALA; from the exons ATGGACCTACCTGAGGATACCTGGTCCGATGTGAAAAGACTCGGTCTAGGGAGCTCTTTCTACCATACTAAAATCAAAGGGACTGACAGCTCGTCCTCGTCCCCTTCCTCCAGCTCACAGGGAGATTTGGGCTCCACCAAATCCCACCACCCTGACACAGAGAGGAACCAGTCTCTACAAGAGGGCAGGTCCTCTGCCCACCACTTTGGTGTTACTCATCTCTCCACCCTGCCCAACCCGGAAGATATCATACTTTTTAGGGATTTAGATCACATCAACAAACTCATCTTACCCAACAGAGACTCTAGGTTTAGCGCTTTGTCTGAACCACCTCAAGGAGATATGTACCAAACTTTGACCATCACAACAGGCCAGGGGCCCGTCAGCTACGATGGGTCCGCAGGAAGCTATATGCACTCCGCTGCCAGCTCTCCGGTCTATGTACCCACCACCAGAGTTGGATCCATGCTTACAAGCATCTCCTACCTGCAAGGGGGTGGACCTTCTCAGGGCTCCCACTCGGTGAACAATCACTCAGTGTGGTCCCAACCAGCCTCAGAGAACTCCTCATACAGCAACAATAGTCCGCATGCATCCAGCCGATACCACTACTCTTCTAGTCCACCTATGTCCAATGGAACCAACAGGGATGGTGGCTACAACAATGGCATCAACGTGAATGGCAGAGATCAATATACACCTCTGGCCAGGTCTCTTAACGGATCCTACGCTAGTCCTTACACATCCTATATGGCACCACCTCTGACTTCAGCCTGGTCTGCAGGACCATTTGACAACTCCATGCTCCACAGTCTCCAGAGCAGACCTTCACCTATCCCAGTAAGAGGACATCCTGGAG ATGTACTGGACGAGCTGCCTGAGAGCAGGGAGTGTGTTAACTGCGGCTCAGTGCAGACCCCCCTGTGGAGACGTGACGGCACCGGGCACTATCTGTGCAATGCATGCGGCTTGTACAGCAAGATGAATGGCCTGAGCCGGCCGCTCATCAAACCGCAGAAGAGAGTG CCGTCCTCCAGAAGAATTGGTCTAGCTTGTGCCAACTGTCACACATCAACGACTACATTATGGCGCAGGAATACAGAAGGCGAGCCAGTATGCAATGCCTGCGGACTGTACATGAAACTACATGGG GTTCCTCGACCACTAGCTATGAAGAAGGAAGGGATCCAAACTAGAAAAAGAAAGCCGAAGAACCTAAACAAGTCTAAATCCTCCTCTAGTAACG GTACTGGCAGCCACCAAATCCCTATGACTCCAACTTCCACAACATCATCCACAAACTCTGAtgactgtgtaaagggtggttcTCCTAACAATCAGAGCACGGCATCTGGG GTGGGGTCATCATTGATGTCTTCTCAGCAGAGCGGGAGCACCAGCCCAGATAACAACACACTGAAGTATACAGGGCAAGATGGGATGTACTCAAGTTTGGGATCTGCATCTGAAGTTGGGGGTTCTGTCAGGCAGGATTCGTGGTGTGCATTGGCCTTGGCTTGA